Proteins from one uncultured Anaeromusa sp. genomic window:
- a CDS encoding NlpC/P60 family protein: MKRTVLLGALLIGAWLSLPWGTALAAVYREGDSGQEILAVQQRLRSLGYAVGKQDGVFHPLTASAVRAFQQQQGLPANGVLDEATYQKLMGQARLPAATASQPASASERKAAIVTKKGAASSPPLPQFKERRPGSSVQETAQQYLGVPYRFGGATPQGFDCSGFVMYVFQKHGVKLPRTADIQYTVGRIIDKKRLQPGDVVFFTTYEKGASHEGIYLGQERFVHASSSRGVMISSLNEPYWKKRYLGARRMG, encoded by the coding sequence ATGAAGAGAACGGTGCTGCTTGGGGCCTTGCTTATTGGGGCCTGGTTAAGCCTGCCCTGGGGAACTGCTTTAGCGGCGGTATATCGGGAAGGAGACTCCGGTCAGGAAATTTTGGCGGTGCAGCAGCGTCTGCGCTCGCTCGGTTATGCCGTGGGCAAACAAGACGGCGTGTTTCATCCCTTGACGGCGTCGGCTGTGCGGGCGTTCCAACAGCAGCAGGGCTTGCCAGCGAATGGTGTATTGGATGAAGCGACTTATCAAAAGCTGATGGGCCAAGCACGGTTGCCTGCAGCGACAGCGAGCCAGCCGGCTTCGGCTTCGGAACGCAAAGCTGCAATTGTCACAAAAAAGGGGGCTGCTTCTTCGCCGCCGCTGCCGCAGTTCAAAGAAAGGCGTCCTGGAAGCTCGGTGCAGGAAACCGCCCAGCAATACTTGGGCGTGCCTTACCGTTTTGGAGGGGCTACGCCGCAGGGGTTTGATTGCTCCGGCTTTGTGATGTATGTGTTTCAAAAACACGGCGTCAAGCTGCCTCGCACGGCAGACATACAGTATACGGTTGGCCGGATTATTGACAAAAAGAGATTGCAGCCGGGAGATGTGGTCTTTTTTACAACCTACGAAAAAGGCGCTTCCCATGAAGGAATTTATTTGGGGCAGGAGCGTTTTGTTCATGCTTCCTCAAGCAGGGGCGTCATGATTAGCTCGTTGAACGAGCCCTATTGGAAAAAGCGGTACTTGGGGGCGCGGCGTATGGGATGA
- a CDS encoding thiamine pyrophosphate-dependent enzyme, with amino-acid sequence MSDREMQGTHTSTWCMGCGNFGIFHALKNVLATLSANDTVLVTGIGCSSKIAQYVNGYRVESLHGRSLPVATGVKLANHHLTVIAEGGDGDGMGLGMGHFVHTARRNLDISYFVHNNQIYGLTKGQASPTTDLGTVTKFTPPPLGNVEKPVNIAHTALSMGATFVARTFTANVPHMTEMMAAAVAHRGFAVVEILQPCVSFNAVNTYAWYKQRVRDLKEMDEYDPENQEKALALAALWGDIIPIGLFYKESRPTFDGALPQLQAGPLVEADLQQVDITPLMQEFV; translated from the coding sequence ATGAGTGATCGCGAAATGCAAGGAACTCATACTTCTACCTGGTGCATGGGCTGCGGGAACTTCGGGATTTTCCACGCCTTGAAAAACGTGCTGGCGACATTGTCTGCCAACGATACGGTCTTAGTGACAGGCATCGGCTGCTCCAGTAAAATTGCGCAGTATGTGAACGGCTATAGGGTAGAATCTTTGCACGGGCGTTCGTTGCCTGTCGCCACCGGGGTTAAGCTGGCTAATCATCATTTGACAGTCATCGCCGAAGGCGGCGATGGAGACGGCATGGGCTTAGGCATGGGGCATTTTGTGCATACGGCCCGCCGTAATTTGGACATAAGCTATTTTGTCCATAACAACCAGATTTATGGCTTGACCAAGGGGCAGGCTTCGCCGACGACGGATTTGGGCACGGTGACCAAGTTTACGCCGCCTCCTCTGGGGAATGTAGAAAAACCGGTTAATATTGCTCACACAGCCTTGAGCATGGGCGCAACCTTTGTGGCTAGAACCTTTACAGCTAATGTGCCGCATATGACGGAAATGATGGCGGCCGCCGTGGCGCATCGGGGCTTTGCGGTTGTGGAGATTTTACAGCCTTGCGTATCCTTTAATGCAGTCAATACGTATGCTTGGTATAAGCAGAGAGTGCGCGATTTAAAAGAAATGGACGAATATGATCCTGAAAATCAAGAAAAGGCGCTGGCGTTGGCGGCATTGTGGGGAGATATTATCCCTATAGGCTTATTTTATAAGGAAAGCAGACCGACCTTTGACGGCGCTTTACCGCAGCTGCAGGCGGGACCGCTGGTGGAAGCCGATTTGCAGCAAGTGGATATTACACCATTGATGCAGGAGTTTGTATGA
- a CDS encoding 2-oxoacid:acceptor oxidoreductase subunit alpha encodes MNTYSVMFGGEAGYGVMSAGMMVARAASRNSLWSMVVNEYPSLIKGGLNTCMARLGAEPLAAHEESFQFLGALSQQAFDQNYSKVRTDGIVLYDCEAVKTPEVQGDAPGTWIGLPLLQKLPGDAAKVMGNSALLGAFCALSGFPRAAILQVMNDEFKKESVREQNKAIFEAAFKEAAAKCCPASGLFGLPMAASQEPKMLLNGNDALAMGAIQGGCRFCAGYPMTPGSSVLVYMADQGARYGVVFKQAEDEIAAVNMLIGASYAGVRSLASTSGGGFALMVEALGFAAQAELPIVLVNAQRGGPSTGMPTRTAQADLLFTTFASQGEFPRFVLAPGDVDECFYETARLFDLTERFQVPGLILTDKYLADSSVSRPFFTTPLEPQVEAGRASEEWLAAQQPYLRYSEAAGSEAPPRAVPGQKGGAYIATSYTHSDDGFYSSGDKEYAAREPETAVAGLDRWYEKLPAMEAAADGLKQYGPDEAELTLFVWGSTKGAALEAMELAKQEGLTVNVLQVLYVAPFPVQALLKTLPRVKKSLLIEGNKTAQLGFLLRGHLGYAVDESYLKYDSRAFTPSQILARIKEVLG; translated from the coding sequence ATGAACACGTATTCGGTGATGTTTGGAGGGGAAGCCGGGTATGGCGTCATGAGCGCCGGAATGATGGTGGCAAGAGCGGCTTCTCGAAACTCTTTATGGTCCATGGTGGTTAACGAGTATCCTTCCTTAATAAAAGGCGGTTTGAACACCTGCATGGCTCGCTTGGGCGCAGAGCCTTTGGCTGCGCATGAGGAAAGCTTTCAGTTTTTGGGTGCATTATCCCAACAGGCTTTTGATCAAAATTACTCTAAAGTGCGCACGGACGGGATTGTTTTATATGACTGCGAAGCGGTGAAGACGCCGGAGGTTCAAGGAGATGCTCCCGGGACTTGGATTGGCTTGCCTCTTTTGCAGAAATTGCCGGGAGATGCGGCAAAGGTAATGGGAAACAGCGCACTTTTGGGGGCGTTTTGCGCGCTGAGCGGTTTTCCGCGAGCTGCTATTTTGCAGGTTATGAACGACGAATTTAAAAAAGAAAGTGTCCGAGAGCAAAACAAGGCTATTTTTGAGGCGGCGTTTAAGGAAGCTGCCGCCAAGTGCTGTCCTGCGTCCGGTTTGTTTGGGCTGCCCATGGCTGCGTCACAGGAACCAAAGATGCTGCTTAACGGCAATGATGCACTGGCTATGGGCGCCATTCAAGGAGGCTGTCGTTTTTGCGCCGGTTATCCCATGACGCCAGGCTCGAGCGTGTTGGTATATATGGCTGATCAGGGAGCTCGCTACGGAGTTGTGTTTAAGCAAGCGGAAGATGAAATTGCAGCGGTAAACATGCTGATCGGCGCTTCCTATGCAGGTGTGCGTTCCTTGGCTTCTACAAGCGGCGGCGGCTTTGCGTTGATGGTAGAGGCTTTGGGGTTTGCCGCGCAGGCGGAGCTGCCCATCGTGCTGGTGAACGCGCAAAGAGGGGGACCTAGCACCGGCATGCCGACAAGAACGGCTCAGGCGGACTTGCTGTTCACTACCTTTGCCTCCCAGGGCGAGTTTCCTCGATTTGTCTTAGCTCCCGGCGATGTAGATGAATGTTTTTATGAAACTGCTCGCCTTTTTGATTTAACTGAGCGTTTTCAGGTGCCGGGGTTGATTTTAACGGATAAGTATTTAGCGGATTCCTCGGTGAGCAGACCGTTTTTTACGACGCCTCTTGAACCGCAAGTAGAAGCGGGGCGGGCTAGTGAAGAATGGCTGGCGGCGCAGCAACCGTATCTGCGGTATAGCGAGGCGGCGGGAAGCGAAGCGCCTCCCCGGGCGGTGCCGGGACAAAAGGGAGGGGCCTATATCGCAACTAGCTATACCCATAGTGATGACGGATTTTACAGCTCCGGCGACAAGGAATACGCAGCAAGAGAACCGGAAACGGCTGTTGCTGGCTTGGATCGCTGGTATGAAAAATTGCCGGCTATGGAAGCGGCTGCAGACGGCTTGAAACAATACGGTCCAGACGAGGCGGAACTGACTTTGTTTGTATGGGGCTCTACTAAAGGCGCGGCTTTAGAGGCTATGGAACTGGCAAAACAAGAAGGCTTAACCGTAAATGTGCTGCAGGTTCTGTATGTGGCGCCGTTTCCGGTGCAGGCGTTGTTGAAGACCTTGCCGCGCGTGAAAAAATCACTGCTTATTGAAGGGAATAAAACAGCTCAGTTAGGCTTTTTGTTGCGCGGACATTTAGGGTATGCCGTTGATGAAAGCTATTTGAAGTATGATTCGCGCGCTTTTACGCCGAGCCAGATCTTGGCTCGTATAAAGGAGGTGCTTGGGTAA
- a CDS encoding metal-dependent hydrolase, which produces MSQLRYYGHACFSWENQGTVLLFDPFLKDNPFQIAQPEDMDCHYILVSHGHFDHLGDAVAIAKRTGATIISTAEIANLCAGQECKTHAMHLGGTFDFPFGSVRVTPAFHGAGVPGGHACGFIVRQGEQRVYFAGDTALFGDMTLLGRLESIDCALLPIGGNFTMGPKDAAEAVAMLKPAMVVPMHYSTWPVIEQDPGQFKQDVESRLSTPVRILKPGETLTL; this is translated from the coding sequence GTGAGCCAGTTACGCTACTATGGTCATGCCTGTTTTAGCTGGGAAAATCAAGGAACCGTTCTTTTGTTCGATCCGTTTTTAAAAGACAACCCCTTCCAAATAGCCCAGCCGGAAGACATGGACTGTCACTACATCCTTGTTTCACACGGTCACTTCGATCATCTAGGCGACGCTGTCGCTATCGCCAAACGCACCGGCGCTACAATCATCAGTACTGCTGAGATTGCTAATTTATGCGCAGGTCAGGAATGCAAAACCCATGCTATGCATCTTGGGGGCACTTTTGATTTTCCTTTCGGCTCCGTTCGGGTCACCCCTGCTTTTCATGGCGCTGGTGTTCCTGGCGGTCACGCTTGCGGCTTTATTGTCCGTCAAGGAGAACAGCGGGTTTATTTTGCCGGTGATACGGCCCTTTTCGGCGACATGACCCTCTTAGGGCGCCTGGAAAGTATCGACTGCGCGCTATTACCTATCGGCGGCAACTTTACGATGGGCCCCAAAGACGCCGCCGAAGCCGTTGCCATGCTCAAGCCGGCTATGGTCGTTCCCATGCACTACAGCACTTGGCCTGTCATCGAACAAGACCCAGGCCAGTTCAAGCAGGACGTAGAATCTCGTTTATCTACGCCGGTCCGCATCCTCAAACCCGGCGAAACTCTTACTTTATAA
- a CDS encoding L,D-transpeptidase gives MKKWLSLLLFLLMLAGVALPAEAAYELRLNVPEYKLRLFDGSRLLKEYSVAVGTPYEQTPVGQFSVFYKEKYPTWHPGSGFVDKTPVPPGPANPLGTRWMEFSRSYGIHGTNKDWSIEYPVSGGCVRMYNRDVEELFEKISLGTPVLVTYETMSLTEKADGLYLTIFPDIYEKRSSTWRAFLALYQPYAGEYVLLRKPEFAAAQETVWSGKVAVRKQALRMGL, from the coding sequence ATGAAAAAATGGCTGAGTCTCCTCCTGTTCCTGCTGATGTTGGCAGGTGTTGCTTTACCGGCGGAAGCTGCTTATGAGCTGCGGCTGAATGTGCCGGAATATAAGTTGCGTTTGTTTGATGGTTCGCGTTTGTTGAAAGAATACAGTGTTGCGGTAGGGACTCCTTACGAGCAGACGCCGGTGGGACAATTCAGCGTTTTCTATAAGGAGAAGTATCCTACTTGGCATCCTGGCAGCGGCTTTGTGGACAAGACGCCGGTTCCTCCGGGACCTGCTAATCCTCTGGGGACAAGGTGGATGGAATTTTCGCGTTCCTATGGTATTCATGGCACCAATAAGGACTGGAGTATTGAATATCCTGTGTCCGGCGGTTGCGTGCGCATGTACAATCGGGATGTGGAAGAGCTTTTTGAGAAGATTTCCTTGGGGACGCCGGTGCTGGTAACGTATGAAACGATGAGCCTTACGGAAAAGGCAGATGGCTTGTATTTAACCATTTTCCCGGATATTTATGAAAAACGTAGTTCTACCTGGAGGGCTTTTTTGGCGTTGTACCAGCCCTATGCCGGCGAATATGTCTTGTTGCGCAAACCGGAATTTGCGGCAGCGCAGGAAACGGTTTGGAGCGGGAAGGTGGCTGTGCGCAAGCAAGCTTTGCGAATGGGCTTATAA
- a CDS encoding L,D-transpeptidase, with translation MSKKKMAYWGSALVTFLLCVLGGTGFFSPAEAAADAVRSNYAKEFAESAATAILVEKSKHRLTVFHEGKELKTYPCAFGVNPDGDKKERGDNRTPEGRFFVTEKERLGSHPYLGRSWLGLSYPDVGHAERGLGDQLISYGEYQRIVTANEQLALPPQDTQLGGWIGIHGGRDEATREGRDWTEGCIAMVDSDLEEIYPYIRYGTAVVVVR, from the coding sequence ATGAGTAAGAAAAAAATGGCCTATTGGGGAAGTGCTTTAGTAACGTTTCTATTGTGCGTGCTGGGAGGAACTGGATTTTTTTCTCCGGCAGAGGCGGCAGCAGATGCTGTGCGCAGTAATTACGCCAAGGAATTTGCCGAGTCGGCTGCTACGGCAATTCTGGTGGAAAAGTCGAAGCATCGCTTAACGGTGTTTCATGAAGGCAAGGAGTTAAAAACGTATCCTTGTGCCTTTGGCGTGAACCCGGATGGCGATAAAAAAGAACGCGGCGACAATCGGACGCCGGAAGGACGCTTTTTTGTAACGGAAAAAGAGCGCTTGGGCAGCCATCCCTATTTGGGCAGATCTTGGTTGGGCCTTAGTTATCCGGATGTGGGTCATGCCGAACGCGGCTTGGGTGATCAGCTTATCAGCTATGGCGAATATCAACGTATTGTCACGGCAAATGAACAGCTGGCTTTACCGCCCCAGGATACGCAGCTTGGCGGTTGGATCGGCATTCATGGCGGGCGTGACGAGGCGACGCGGGAAGGACGAGACTGGACCGAAGGCTGCATCGCCATGGTAGACAGTGATTTAGAAGAAATTTACCCGTATATTCGTTATGGTACGGCAGTAGTAGTGGTTCGTTAA
- a CDS encoding ferritin family protein has product MAPLLTDLDSIRFAIELEARGAQFYLEAARRMENEDQRNLVLLLSGQTNNHLEGVKKILATVQTQKNGSAPEALDAETAAIIQKIGTSLSFPAEAQAAQKVAACTSVSSILEIALQGEKESVQLYEQIATSTKNDEVRKIFTALQSEEQIHVQKLLEMLQGWA; this is encoded by the coding sequence ATGGCTCCCCTATTAACTGATTTGGACTCGATTCGCTTCGCCATAGAATTAGAAGCACGCGGTGCTCAGTTTTATTTAGAAGCCGCAAGACGTATGGAAAACGAAGATCAACGCAATTTGGTGCTCCTTCTTTCAGGTCAGACCAATAATCACTTAGAAGGTGTCAAAAAAATCTTGGCCACCGTACAGACGCAAAAAAACGGCAGCGCACCAGAAGCGCTGGATGCTGAAACCGCGGCGATCATTCAAAAAATTGGCACTTCCCTTTCCTTCCCGGCGGAAGCCCAAGCGGCGCAAAAAGTTGCGGCATGCACTTCCGTCAGTTCCATCTTGGAAATTGCCCTGCAAGGCGAAAAAGAGTCAGTACAGCTATACGAGCAAATTGCCACTAGCACTAAAAACGACGAGGTTCGTAAAATTTTCACGGCACTGCAGTCCGAAGAGCAGATTCACGTGCAAAAGCTCTTGGAAATGCTGCAAGGCTGGGCCTAA
- a CDS encoding N-acetyltransferase, which yields MHLRKATFGDVEAIHKLVNDYAQQGVMLPRSRNSIYETLRDVIIAEEDDRLVGVGSLHLSWDALAEVRALAIAPGFQRRGIGRQIVEELLIEGRALGVKTFFTLTYQPEFFGTLGFSEVTKEELPQKVWKECINCPKFPNCDEVAMVKREG from the coding sequence ATGCATTTGCGTAAAGCGACATTTGGAGATGTAGAAGCCATCCATAAGCTTGTCAACGATTATGCACAGCAAGGAGTTATGCTGCCGCGTTCGCGCAACTCCATTTATGAAACCTTGCGGGATGTAATTATTGCCGAAGAGGATGATAGGCTGGTTGGTGTAGGAAGCCTGCATCTTTCCTGGGACGCCTTGGCTGAGGTAAGGGCCTTAGCCATTGCGCCTGGTTTCCAGCGGCGGGGCATCGGCAGACAGATCGTGGAAGAGCTGCTTATTGAAGGCCGGGCGTTGGGGGTAAAGACCTTCTTTACCTTGACGTATCAGCCGGAATTTTTTGGGACCTTGGGCTTTTCCGAGGTTACCAAAGAAGAATTGCCGCAGAAGGTTTGGAAAGAATGTATAAACTGTCCCAAATTCCCTAACTGCGATGAAGTGGCTATGGTGAAACGGGAAGGTTGA
- the nth gene encoding endonuclease III, with product MRVTKAVKGQMLKVLEQTYGHIGTALHYTSPFELLVAVILSAQCTDERVNITTGRLFLKANTPEAILLLGLEALEEEIKDCGLFRAKAKNILAMSRLLLERHQGQVPDTFNSLIALPGVGRKTANVILSVLYNVPAIAVDTHVFRVANRLRLGTGDTPEAVEAALQKAIPKKDWAAAHHWLIWHGRKICKARRPLCDDCPVQDLCPSMKP from the coding sequence ATGAGAGTGACGAAAGCCGTCAAAGGGCAGATGCTGAAGGTGCTGGAGCAGACCTATGGTCATATTGGTACAGCGCTTCATTATACATCGCCTTTTGAACTGTTGGTGGCTGTAATTCTTTCGGCGCAGTGCACAGATGAACGTGTGAATATCACCACAGGAAGATTATTTCTCAAAGCCAACACGCCGGAGGCTATTCTGCTCTTAGGGTTGGAAGCGTTGGAGGAAGAGATCAAGGATTGCGGCTTGTTCCGTGCTAAGGCCAAAAATATTTTGGCTATGAGCCGGCTGCTGTTGGAACGTCATCAAGGACAAGTTCCCGATACCTTTAACTCTCTCATTGCGTTGCCGGGAGTGGGCCGAAAAACCGCTAATGTTATTTTAAGCGTTCTTTATAATGTGCCGGCTATTGCGGTGGATACGCACGTGTTTCGCGTGGCGAATCGGTTGCGCCTGGGAACCGGCGATACGCCGGAAGCGGTGGAGGCGGCGCTGCAGAAGGCTATTCCTAAAAAGGACTGGGCAGCGGCGCATCATTGGCTGATTTGGCATGGCCGGAAAATTTGCAAGGCGCGCAGGCCTTTGTGTGATGATTGTCCTGTGCAGGATTTGTGTCCCAGCATGAAGCCATGA
- a CDS encoding PFL family protein produces MLSIKDILETNRMISENNLDVRTITMGISLRDCAHPDLDRFCQNVYEKITRRAEHLVRTGEEIESEYGIPIINKRISITPIAIAAESCRTDSLVPVAQILDKAAKEVGVNFIGGFSALVEKGYTEGDRRLIASIPEALACTDRVCASVNVGSTKTGINMDAVREMGDVIVKAAALTADRDAIGCAKLVVFANVPQDNPFMAGAFHGVGEPETVINVGVSGPGVVKRALEDVKGQDFSMVAETIKKTAFKITRVGQLVAQEASRRLGVQFGIVDLSLAPTPAIGDSVAHILEEMGLESCGAPGTTAALALLNDAVKKGGLMASSHVGGLSGAFIPVSEDAGMIAAVERGALTLEKLEAMTCVCSVGLDMIAVPGDTPSTTLAAIIADEAAIGMINNKTTAVRIIPVPGKKVGDSVEFGGLLGYSPILPVNRFSSAEFIARGGRIPAPVRSLTN; encoded by the coding sequence ATGTTAAGCATTAAAGATATTTTAGAAACGAACCGCATGATCAGTGAAAATAATCTTGATGTGCGGACGATTACGATGGGGATTAGTTTGCGCGATTGCGCCCACCCCGATTTAGACCGTTTCTGTCAAAATGTATATGAAAAAATCACGCGCCGCGCCGAGCATTTAGTGCGCACTGGCGAAGAAATTGAAAGCGAATATGGCATTCCCATTATTAACAAGCGGATATCCATTACGCCAATCGCGATTGCCGCGGAAAGCTGTCGTACCGACAGCCTTGTACCTGTAGCTCAGATTTTGGACAAAGCGGCCAAAGAAGTTGGGGTTAACTTTATCGGCGGGTTTTCCGCCTTGGTTGAAAAAGGCTATACCGAAGGCGACCGCCGCTTGATTGCATCCATTCCTGAAGCGCTGGCTTGCACAGATCGTGTGTGCGCGTCGGTCAATGTGGGTTCTACCAAGACTGGCATTAATATGGATGCTGTTCGGGAAATGGGCGACGTCATTGTGAAAGCTGCCGCCTTGACCGCGGATCGCGATGCCATTGGCTGCGCTAAATTGGTTGTGTTCGCTAATGTGCCCCAAGACAATCCCTTTATGGCTGGCGCTTTTCATGGCGTAGGAGAGCCGGAGACGGTTATCAATGTGGGCGTTAGCGGCCCTGGCGTTGTGAAACGAGCCTTGGAGGATGTTAAAGGCCAAGATTTCAGCATGGTGGCGGAAACTATTAAGAAAACCGCATTTAAAATCACCCGCGTAGGGCAACTGGTGGCTCAGGAGGCTTCGCGGCGTTTGGGCGTGCAGTTTGGTATTGTAGATTTGTCCTTGGCGCCGACGCCGGCCATTGGCGATAGTGTAGCGCATATTTTGGAAGAGATGGGCTTGGAGAGCTGCGGCGCCCCCGGCACGACAGCGGCTTTGGCTTTGCTGAACGATGCCGTTAAAAAAGGCGGCTTGATGGCTTCTTCCCATGTTGGCGGTTTGAGCGGCGCGTTTATTCCTGTTAGCGAAGATGCGGGCATGATTGCTGCTGTGGAACGCGGCGCTTTGACGCTAGAGAAACTGGAAGCTATGACCTGTGTTTGTTCCGTTGGCCTTGACATGATTGCCGTTCCCGGCGATACGCCGTCTACTACGTTGGCAGCTATTATTGCAGACGAAGCGGCAATTGGCATGATTAATAATAAAACTACGGCTGTGCGTATTATTCCAGTTCCTGGTAAAAAGGTCGGCGATAGTGTGGAGTTTGGCGGCTTGTTGGGCTATAGTCCCATTTTGCCGGTAAACCGTTTTAGTTCTGCTGAATTTATTGCCAGGGGCGGGCGGATTCCCGCGCCTGTGCGCAGCTTGACCAACTGA
- a CDS encoding ACT domain-containing protein yields the protein MKVVITIIGKDRVGIVAMASNVLAENQVNILDINQNIVDGFFNMVMIAETGESKVSLKELQAIFAAKGKELGLEIKVQHEDIFQSMHRI from the coding sequence ATGAAAGTCGTAATTACGATTATTGGTAAGGATCGCGTGGGTATTGTTGCTATGGCCAGTAATGTGCTGGCGGAAAATCAGGTAAATATTTTGGACATCAATCAAAATATTGTTGATGGCTTTTTTAATATGGTAATGATTGCTGAAACTGGTGAAAGCAAAGTTTCTCTCAAAGAACTGCAGGCTATTTTTGCAGCGAAAGGCAAGGAACTGGGCTTGGAAATTAAAGTGCAGCATGAAGATATTTTTCAAAGCATGCACCGCATTTAA
- a CDS encoding DUF2680 domain-containing protein, whose translation MMKKRWIATLAAGVILVSAAWVSAAPMGPMGGGPGAGGERPCLFNNATWTDAQKAEFQQDMAAHHEKMLALKKDFLNQEVAKGLISREQADQHLQFMQERMEWMKAHPGEMGKHHRGMMNGAGRGNMPCQAAPGGTQNQ comes from the coding sequence ATGATGAAAAAAAGATGGATAGCAACTTTGGCTGCTGGGGTAATTCTTGTTTCGGCTGCATGGGTATCGGCGGCGCCTATGGGTCCTATGGGCGGTGGTCCAGGAGCTGGCGGCGAGCGTCCTTGTTTGTTTAACAACGCCACCTGGACGGATGCGCAGAAAGCAGAGTTTCAACAGGATATGGCAGCGCATCACGAGAAAATGCTGGCTTTGAAAAAAGACTTTTTGAATCAAGAAGTAGCAAAGGGTTTGATTAGCCGAGAACAGGCTGACCAACACCTGCAATTCATGCAAGAGCGCATGGAATGGATGAAAGCGCACCCGGGTGAAATGGGCAAACATCATCGCGGTATGATGAACGGAGCAGGCAGAGGGAATATGCCGTGCCAGGCTGCTCCTGGTGGAACTCAAAACCAATAA
- a CDS encoding DUF896 domain-containing protein: MTLETIERINALSRKQRSIGLTEEEKQEQLLLRRQYIDNIKVQITQALGPDTSAAPLHEQ, encoded by the coding sequence ATGACACTGGAAACGATTGAACGCATCAACGCCTTATCGCGCAAGCAGCGCTCCATCGGCTTGACGGAAGAAGAAAAGCAGGAACAACTTCTGCTTCGCCGGCAATATATTGACAATATTAAAGTACAAATCACCCAAGCATTAGGCCCAGACACTTCGGCGGCTCCACTCCATGAACAGTAA
- a CDS encoding MFS transporter: MNSKTVWGFRQYWGWVLLLALTHFTSDFYNNFLPPMLPFLVDTMHISLTTGGLLAMVYAITSCLLQPFFGYWVDRQGATWPLLATIPGSAFFICLSGEAPSPLFLFLLVAVAGTVSSVFHPLASALVARVTDPSHRAFSMSLFISGGNIGFAVAPALLTGYLSTWGLESLWFLFFPALALAAACLASRLHLVPLRDQHQFAFKEDTTAPSWYRSKPLLLLNTAMTLRCWTQVAFLTFLPLLLPLWGASAAMGGTFLTVYLLGGALGSFCGGWAGDRWGHARCIQGCLLLALISLALFLFSSSLSWSAWILIFLGGAGLQGSLPSSIVWAQAILPQNAAMASGMMLGLTFGLGGVGAAISGAWADLWGIPVSLAVSLFPLLLASVLLHRIPSPNLNGK; the protein is encoded by the coding sequence ATGAACAGTAAAACAGTCTGGGGCTTCCGCCAATATTGGGGCTGGGTGCTGCTTTTGGCATTGACTCATTTCACCAGTGACTTTTATAATAATTTCCTGCCCCCCATGCTGCCTTTTCTGGTAGATACCATGCACATTTCCCTCACCACAGGCGGCCTGCTGGCCATGGTCTACGCCATCACTTCTTGTCTTCTGCAGCCGTTTTTTGGTTATTGGGTTGATCGACAGGGAGCCACATGGCCTCTCTTAGCCACAATTCCAGGCAGTGCGTTTTTCATCTGTTTAAGCGGCGAAGCGCCTTCACCGCTTTTTTTATTTTTATTGGTCGCCGTCGCCGGTACGGTCTCTTCTGTATTCCATCCGTTGGCGTCCGCCCTGGTGGCGCGCGTCACCGATCCATCCCACCGGGCGTTTTCTATGTCCTTGTTCATCAGTGGCGGCAATATTGGTTTTGCGGTTGCTCCCGCTCTGCTGACAGGCTATCTTTCCACATGGGGACTTGAAAGTCTTTGGTTCCTTTTCTTTCCGGCCCTTGCCCTCGCTGCTGCGTGCCTTGCTTCCCGTTTGCATTTGGTACCGCTTCGCGACCAGCATCAATTTGCTTTTAAAGAAGACACCACAGCCCCCTCTTGGTATCGATCTAAACCTCTTTTGTTATTAAATACCGCCATGACGCTGCGCTGTTGGACGCAAGTAGCTTTTTTAACTTTTCTACCACTGTTGCTGCCGCTTTGGGGCGCCTCCGCCGCCATGGGAGGCACCTTCCTTACGGTGTACCTCTTAGGCGGCGCTTTAGGAAGCTTTTGCGGCGGTTGGGCTGGTGATCGCTGGGGGCATGCCCGTTGCATTCAAGGCTGCCTGCTCCTCGCCCTAATCTCATTAGCCTTGTTTCTCTTCTCCAGCTCTTTATCCTGGTCGGCTTGGATCCTTATTTTCCTTGGCGGCGCTGGCCTGCAAGGCTCTTTGCCCTCGTCCATAGTCTGGGCGCAAGCTATTTTGCCCCAAAATGCCGCTATGGCCTCCGGCATGATGTTGGGGCTTACCTTTGGTTTGGGCGGCGTAGGCGCCGCCATCAGCGGCGCCTGGGCTGACCTCTGGGGCATCCCGGTCTCTCTCGCTGTATCTTTGTTTCCTCTGCTTTTGGCGAGCGTGTTGCTGCACCGTATTCCCTCGCCCAATTTAAATGGTAAATAG